A part of Diprion similis isolate iyDipSimi1 chromosome 12, iyDipSimi1.1, whole genome shotgun sequence genomic DNA contains:
- the LOC124412826 gene encoding cuticle protein 8-like, whose amino-acid sequence MAYKLLTAVAFMGFTIAVSEAHKAHSFQHYHGPVEGPDVKVSWHDHHGHVHHDFAAHPKYEFAYGVEDHHTGDHHGQKEHRDGHNVAGEYTLKEPGGNTRTVKYHAGKHGFFAHVINSNGNDHGGHGR is encoded by the exons ATGGCTTACAAA CTTCTCACCGCCGTGGCTTTCATGGGGTTTACGATCGCCGTTTCGGAGGCTCACAAGGCTCACTCCTTTCAACACTATCACGGCCCGGTCGAAGGTCCTGACGTGAAGGTGAGCTGGCACGACCACCACGGGCACGTTCACCACGACTTTGCGGCTCATCCGAAATACGAATTTGCCTACGGAGTCGAAGACCATCACACCGGTGACCACCATGGGCAAAAGGAGCACAGAGATG GCCATAACGTGGCTGGAGAATACACCCTGAAGGAACCGGGCGGGAATACGAGAACGGTGAAATATCACGCCGGAAAGCATGGTTTCTTCGCCCACGTGATTAACAGCAACGGAAATGATCACGGTGGACACGGACGTTAA